The DNA window GCTCCCCGGCGGGACGGAACagcgcggcgggagcggggctgcgggggcgcaCCCCGCGGCGAGCTCGGCAGCGGCGGGAGCCACTAGccccgcaccggcaccgggaCTGCCCCGGGAACGGCTCACCTTTGCCTGCCGTTAACGAGCGTGTAATTTGGGGTTAATGGAGCTGGGTTTATTGTTCCTCTTTGGACTTACAGTTACGTCGACTGCAGGTAACGAGGGTTTCTCTCTGCGCCCCCCGCACGCACACAAAGgcgggcccggggctggggcccGGGGGGTGGGTTTTGTACTTCCCGAGGGCTGCGAGCCGCCGCGGTGCGCGGTGAATGGCCGGACGGCAGAGGCACGGCTTGCCCGGGCTTAAAGCCGACTCGCCGCCGAGCGATGCTCCCCAGGCCGGGGGCCGCGGGAGCTCCCCCGCCGCAGCGAGTACCCGCGTAACggtgccccgggcagccccggcgcgTTCGGGGACGGATGGCGGGTCGGGTCCCGTTAcacgcgggggcgggggggggtatgtggggtGTCGGTGCTGTGGCGGGGGGAGCTGAGCGCTGCCTTTGCCTTCCCGCCGTGCAGGGTGGGCgctgccccgcgccccgccgcagccgcccggGGCCCCGCGCCCGGCGGcgctggggcagaggcagcgggaggagagcggggcggcggcgctgcccggcggcggcagggccCGGGCGgacggcggggcggcgcggcggcgggcccggcgctGCACTTGCTACACCTACAAGGACAAGGAGTGCGTCTACTACTGCCACCTCGACATCATCTGGATCAACACCCCCGAGTGAGTGAGTGCGGGCGGGACGCGAaacggcggggcgggccggggtgcggggcgggggcTCCCTGCGCGTCCCCGGGGCAGCCGCGAGGGACcggccgcgggggggcgggggcagcccgccccgctccccgggcatcccgggcccgccgccggccccggcagcgggcggggggccggggctccgCCGCGCCGCACCGCACCGACGGGGCGGCCCCCGGCCACCCGCGGAGCGCGGCCGCGCCCGGGCACCGCCGGGGGGGAACCCGTCCCGGGGAGAAAAGTAGCTATTTGGGAGGAGAGCTCTGGTTCTAATAAACCACTCCTTGGGAAAGGAGGAatagagtgtgtgtgtgcaactGTACTGGTTTTGATaaaaattcatgtggaaaaatactttaacataaaaataataattgttgaAAGCCTCAATACACCAGATTTAAGATGTTACAAAATAGTGCCTTTTCCAATTATGTTTTATGAGAATGGCGAGCACCAGGTTTTGTTTCAACTCACAATAAAAACAACTTTTGGAAACGTGACGTTTCCCATGCGCTGGCGACGCCGGGTGTCACGCAGGTCAGGGGGGGAACTCGCATCCAGCAAAGCAGGGTCTGGTCCTAGCAGCACTTAATGAAAAGAAACCATCCCGCAAGAAAGACGCTCTGCCTACATCCCAAGGGTCAGAGGCCGCCTTTTCCTAGACCATTCCCTACATCCTCTCTCTCTGAGTAACTAAAACAGCCTTAAGGATTTGTAAAGATTTTCCTCGGTTTCCATCCTGTAGCAACCACAGCcatcagttaattaaaaataatcaggacATCAGATGAATCAAAACCAGCTTTCTTTTGATGGACTTCAAGAATTACAGACCATCGGACTGTATGTGAACTTCTACACGCCATCAAGCACTCCACCGACTGCCGTTTGGGAACAGTTGTACTAACTCGGATCTGCCTCTGCATCAATTGCAAAGCTTTTAATCAGATTAAAATaacaatagaaaaatagaaagtaGCAGTAAAATAGGTTACGTCAAATGAGGTTTTAGGGTGCTTAATTTGTAAATTCATGTGTGTGTCCTGGCTGGAGGCCATGCCTGAGGATGGGTCCTTTGAACTTCTACCAGCCTGTAAGCATCATGTATTCACACAAGTCATTCAGTTCTTTGAGTTCCGTACCTGCACTAATCCACCCCAGGATTACTTAGAATTATTTTAGCCAAATATTATGACTCAGTATATTTAAGTCAGAGCTCGCCAGTGAAAACGGGGAAATGACACTCCTTTTCCCCTACACACTGAATACATAGAATTCTACTGATTTTAAACaccctccccctctctttttttttttttttttttttttaggatatcCTGTTTTAAGTCTACAGGAATTACAATTTTCATTCCAGCGGGAAAAGTATTTAATATGCACTAATTCAGCAATGTGGAGAATTTTTTCCTACGTGAAAGTTTTGTGCAAACAtcaccaaaaaaagaacaaaaaatagaGAATAGAGATCTATAACATTTTCATGATACCTGTAGCATTAGCAATGAAGTACGTATAATAACCCAAATAATAAACAGTCAGGACTATAAGCATCTGCTTTCTTAACAGCAGTCAGTCGTACATAAATTAACAGCAAATCTCTCAGATATGTAAGGGCTACCCCCACTGCCCAGTGTGAAGGTTAGTGGTGATGATTCGCTGTCAGTTCTGGGAGATTCTGATTCTTACCGCACCTAATTTTTAGGCCATTTGACCAGCCATTTCTATGCAAGCTCCAGAAtgaatatattaaatttaaatattcaatttgaatattaaatattcacaTAGAATGGTAACTTTTATCTACTGCGCTCCAAAGAGCTGAACCTGTATACCCTAGTAACACTGTTGGCACTGGGTTAACCAGGATGCTGGGGGCCCTCCGGGGTTGATAAATGGTGAGTGGATATGGGTGGAAAGCAGGGGAATTAGGAAGTGAGTTTTCTGGAATCTGTAAGTGCCCATTAGAACTGGAGAAGGGGGGGTCCTCCCAAAGGTGGCTGCCTGCGGTGGCTTTGGCTGGGAGAGCCGGGTGTCAGAGCCGTCccgctcctctgcctgcccccgCAGACCTGCCTGCGGCGGGCCAGCACggccagccagcagggaaaagctcTGCTCCAGGTGAGGTACCTCTGCGCATCTCCCTCTAGCCCGAAAGAGGCAGTCTCCATTTTCAAAAATCCTAGGAGCCTTCCTAGGAGTGCGTCTGTATGCAAGGGCAGAGGTAGTCCCTGAAATGAGTGGAGCTATCAGACATTTTGGACCACATTCAGTGCAACAGAAGCAGGATTAAGATTTCCCATCACGCATCTGAATGAAAAGGCACTGATTCTGGCCTGGTGTCCCACCTGGAGCGATGTCTCAGCAAGCCAAAAGGTGCTTGGGGCGGCGAATGAGAGCAGGCAGGCCTGCCCGTGCGATTTAGTATCCCGCGCCAGTTACACTGCTGCTCTTAAATGGAAGTAACCACTGGACGTGTACAGACTGGCTGTTTGTAAATGGggcttttctgttgctgttgtagGCATGTTGTTGAAAGTGTTTATATTTACTAAAAATTTGGCTCAAATGCAACTTTGAGGACCGTACACACAATGGGAGACCAGAAAGATGGTGTTAAAGACTGGAGAAATTTTCCTGACATCTGTTGATTCTGatctttttcctgcttatttACTTATCACatctttttgtggtttatttcctACATCACACGCTAcagttgctttttattattttttttctttcttattccccCTGGCTTATGTCCTTCACTTTATCGTTTCTTATTCCCATCACAAATTCCTTAATACTTTCTGTTTCCAGGTTACTCTCTTCTCCATACTACAAAGACAAACTTTACTTCCCCCTCTGGTTTCTTGCCCCTGTTTTTCCCAACAGAAGAGACTGGTAAGCGTTGTTGTAATACATTCAAAACAAACCTTGGTCACAGCCTCTCCTCCTTTTCTGGAGAAGTGCTTAAAGTTCTTACTGAAACTGCTGGGGGCAGAGTGATGACAGAGGGTCTGTTCCTGAAAAACCACTTCCATCAGCAGGGTGGCAGTTGTAGAACTGCAGAACGCGCAGCCTCTGACGCTATTGCCAATTAAATGAGACGTTACCCCTGCGCTTTGTACTTGCCCGTGAGCCACTGGGCTAGTCCAGAGCACTGAGCGCACCAGTGGTATTTTGACAGTGAGTCTTTTACACTGGGAACAGTGAGAGCCTTAACTGGGAAAGAAGATGCCTTAAAGTTGGGTAAGTCAGAACAGACTAATGCAATTATGTGGTGTAGAGAAAGGCTGCTTAACAAAGATAATTAAAAGCTGGTAAATTGTTCTCACTGATAAGATTGATTACTCAGGAATTAGTTGGcgatgtgtgttttttttgtcaagTGATTAATTATGCTTATCTTGATCTATAGCTACAgacatattttaaagaagaagGAATGGTTTATCTTTTAAACAGTACCCACTGATGTAATACAGCCACAACTTGGTGCTTAATTCTGtcagttaaagaagaaaatagaggCGAGACTTCTTTTAGATCTGCACTTCTTCAAAGGGGCCCTATATTTCAATATGAACTGAGCTCGTGCATCAGACAGCAAAATGTGGTTCGATTAATAGCATTAATGTTGCTGTGTGAAGCTTTAGAGATGCTCAGAATGATTAGTAAAAGATTAAAAGGTGAGGACTATAAGCAAGTGATGCTATTGTAAGGACACGGCATCAGATACTCAAGCGGTCTTCATTTCTGCAATAAGTGTAACAAGGATTTTCACAGGAGAATTAGCATAGATCCACAATGGTAAAGGTATTGCCTCACTCAGACTAAGCACTAAACCCAGTCATTTCTTGAAGCGTCTAAATCAAggcaaaaggtttttttcctagacGACATGCCTTTTTTCAGTATTCACTGTTATGCTCAATAGAGGAGTAACTGAATGAAATTCTGTGACCATGTTATAAAGACCAGCTTATGTGATGATCCAACATCTCTCTGCCAATTACATGAATTTCTGAATCGGGAGAACTGGACGGACAGAGTGGCAGGAAGCATCTGATCTAACCTTGTGTTTGCTGCTCCGACCCTGCGCTTACACATCTCCCCTTTCCTCGGTGGAAGGCCAAGGGCAGGCGCGGGCTGGCAGGCGCTGCTTTGCCCTGTGGGACAGGCTGGTAGAGGGTGTGGCGAGCGTTTCACGGAGTGCGGTCACATGGGGACACTACAAGGATGTGGCGCTTTGTCACTTCAATAAGGAAGAAATCTGTTTCTGTAACATATGTGAGTCAGCTATTCCTTAGCACTAGGCTGACTCCAGATAGTTCCCCCGTAGAAATCTCTTTTCCTGACCTTTTGTGACACCTGTTGGGGTCATTTTTCTGGTCTTTCCTGTAAGTGATGACAAATGGTTTTGTTAGGGGTCCAGGACTTGTCAGAAGCTACACGGACAACAGCAGCTGATTCCACGTGGGATCAGCTCTCTAACAGTTAGAAGTTAATGATCTTTGCTCATTACTGGCTCAGGTCACCAGCAGAAAGTCATCTTAGAATGGAAGCAACTTGTACCCTATCATCGCTTCACTCCTAGTTTTGCTGATATACAGAGTGGGAGTGATGCCTTGGGATGCTGTGACAAAAAACTTCCAACAACCAGTTGGATTCTCCTGTTCTAACTGGATGCTCTGCTGGCTAACTTTTCCTTCATCGCGTCTTCTTGTTACCCGCATGTCACTGGGGATTGCATTTTGTTGAACAGAAGCCCACACAGCGTAATTTAAAATGCTCTTCACCCTTATGGATATTAAGTGGTATTACAAAGTATTACAATTACTCCATTTTTTGAGAATTATCTCCATCATTAGATAAGTATAGATGATGTCCTGTATATTACTGGAAATAAAAGTACACAGCTAAAGATCTCTTGTTCAGGAAAAcaattaagcacatgcttataATCTTAGTAGGTCAGACTGAAAATACCTGCTAGCCAAAGGCATGATGATAAAACAGTGGCTGCACGCCAGGCAGTTCAAATAAAGAGGCTGATGTGTTGGTTAAACAGCGCGCATGGTTAACCATCAGCACAAGGTGCCAAAAGGGAAGCCGTGAATCTTCTCTtgagttgattttatttttctgaatgaagtTTGCCCTGCGTTTTGCAGACTTTGCTATCCACGTTTGCTGCAATCTATTACATGCGTGGATGTTACCAAGATTAGACTGTATGCCCTAATGTAGCCTGAATGTggaaggataaaaagaaaaatcttaacaaGCCAGGAACAATTGCAATAACTAAAGCTATAGAATCTGTGGTCATACTTACTGGTAGAAAAAATACCAAGTATAAAGCAGATTATCTTCCTTATCTCCATCAAttccttttaattcttccttttttttcttttttagttacaAGTTTTTGGGAAAATTTAAATGACTGATTGCAAATATCTGCAGTCCTAAAAATTGGAGGATCTTTGGTGTTGAAAAGCTGCACGTATCTTCACATCAAATGGAGAGTATTTCAAATAGATTCACTGAACACAGCAATAGGCTCCTGCTGTGACTGTTATGTTTTATCACGGAGAAACTGATTTGATTTTTAGGCCTGTTTTCAAACATAGTTATTCTTTCATATTTGAATCGTGCACTGACTTCACACTTCCAGTGTCTTACTGTCTGAAACCTGCACAGCTTGCATGCCCTCCACCGTCTAAAAGCAGAATATATCCCTTAGCCTTTCTGTAGAGCTTCTTTACCGTACTCGCAGTGTTGCCGTTTTAACAGCAGCATTCTCAGAAAGACTCGGAATGATTTGGCTCCGCAGGCTGGAATCTCCTGTGGCCGCAGAGCTGCCCCTGCAGCCGGTGGGTGAGAGATGGGTCACAGCCAGAGCTCGTGCCTGGGCCTTTCACCACCGCAGCTCCTGCGGCTCTAAGTCTAAGAATGAACAGTCTCGAGGGCTGTCAAACCACAGTCACTTTCATCAGTCTTAAATTTTAACACCATGTGTTTATCTTCCCCCCAGGtttttgttctatttatttttaaaccagcaGTGGATTTTGAACCATATACACTGTGGAGAGTGGTAGAACCGTACACGAGAGCGCCTGTCCTTCCTGCGCCCTGGCACGGTGGCTTCAGAAGCTAGCAATAAGTACTCTGTATTTGAGTTTGAAAAAGCGACCATTTGACACCTAGCTTGATTCCTTTCATCCATAttttccagctgctctgcctTTTGGGATTTACCTCAGTGTATCTGCGCCAGAACCAGCCCACGTACTAGTAATGCTCCCTGCCACTcggaggaagaaaaagcaataagGGGAGTTTGGGCCTCTCAGACAGAAAAtgctgcactggatttttttttttttttttttatgctaacaATCATATACCTTGCCATAAAACTGGGAGCAGATTAGGATTGGTATGAGGTACTGAAGGATATGAGCGGTGTTGCTTTTAGAGGTATTTCTGTGAAACAACGGCTCGGTTTATTAGGGCAGGTGAGCTCTACCCAGCCTCTCTGGGCTTTTGGGCTGGTAATGGAAAAATACACCCCCCCACGCTTGCTTCATATTGCTACCTCCAAAAACGTACCCAGCTTTTCCCTCAACAGCTCAAGATATTTTTCTGatcatatttgaaaaacaaaacgtGTAACGTCTTTTAgacagctgcaggaggagg is part of the Chroicocephalus ridibundus chromosome 12, bChrRid1.1, whole genome shotgun sequence genome and encodes:
- the EDN3 gene encoding endothelin-3, which codes for MELGLLFLFGLTVTSTAGWALPRAPPQPPGAPRPAALGQRQREESGAAALPGGGRARADGGAARRRARRCTCYTYKDKECVYYCHLDIIWINTPERTVPYGLSNFRGSFRGKRSTGQMQSTFQPSFRCSCLDAHDKQCMQFCRRMQDRRRNHGSLKKTEEKDQCKEEEHAFFQ